A single genomic interval of Cellvibrio sp. PSBB023 harbors:
- a CDS encoding AraC family transcriptional regulator, with amino-acid sequence MQEFYNKVFMGGMSLLLVSLLLGYASVSRTYLYLPLVPAGQSGMLWRAVTRTDANKGGASEIKIHDEQFSLSYDFTVVKQAQYPYAEIALEFVDASGAPTLIDLTAYDSISFNIRCSLTNTMVFSAWTVEEGLSVSDDLGSYRAPGAFFSCTEVWSRINLDLSRLETPQWWFDLHQLDLSRQQYQLNKVPRIAIGSSFQTPTDKMVSVLINNVTLCGRDWRYLYFFAVFLVLAWGAFAAWLFKQYTRSLIASLAQKQERDRPLLAYQQLSIAPLRDREKTAILQYMASEYANPELDLDTMVAAINVTRAKINDILKSELGYTFISYLNKLRLTEAARLLAEKPEANVGEIAGSVGYKNTSYFNKLFKEEYGCTPKTYKSVCKKQ; translated from the coding sequence ATGCAAGAGTTTTATAACAAAGTCTTTATGGGTGGTATGAGCCTGTTATTGGTTAGCCTGCTATTGGGTTATGCCAGCGTCAGCCGTACCTACCTTTATCTACCTTTGGTGCCTGCAGGCCAGAGCGGGATGCTGTGGCGGGCGGTGACCCGCACGGATGCCAACAAAGGCGGTGCATCTGAGATAAAAATACACGATGAGCAATTCAGCCTGAGCTATGACTTTACGGTCGTTAAACAGGCGCAATACCCTTATGCTGAAATTGCGCTTGAGTTTGTTGATGCCTCCGGTGCACCCACCCTGATTGATTTAACCGCCTACGATTCCATTTCTTTCAATATACGTTGCTCGCTAACCAATACCATGGTGTTTAGTGCCTGGACCGTGGAGGAAGGGTTGTCGGTGAGCGATGATTTGGGGAGCTACCGCGCCCCCGGCGCATTTTTTTCCTGTACCGAGGTATGGTCGCGTATCAACCTTGACCTTTCACGGCTTGAAACACCCCAATGGTGGTTTGACCTGCACCAGCTCGATTTGTCGCGCCAGCAATATCAACTCAATAAAGTGCCGCGTATTGCCATTGGTTCCAGTTTTCAAACCCCTACCGACAAGATGGTGTCGGTACTGATAAACAACGTCACCCTGTGCGGGCGCGATTGGCGCTACCTGTATTTTTTTGCGGTGTTTTTGGTACTGGCATGGGGTGCTTTTGCGGCCTGGCTATTTAAACAATATACCCGCAGCCTGATTGCCAGCCTGGCACAGAAGCAGGAGCGCGACAGACCTTTGCTGGCTTACCAGCAGCTATCCATTGCACCGCTGCGCGATAGGGAGAAGACCGCCATTTTGCAGTACATGGCGAGCGAGTATGCCAACCCTGAGCTGGATCTGGACACCATGGTGGCGGCGATCAATGTCACCCGAGCCAAGATTAATGACATCCTCAAGTCCGAGCTGGGTTATACCTTTATCAGCTATTTGAACAAGTTACGCTTAACCGAGGCGGCGCGCTTGCTGGCTGAAAAACCCGAGGCTAATGTTGGGGAAATTGCCGGGTCAGTGGGGTACAAAAATACCTCTTACTTCAACAAGCTATTTAAAGAGGAATACGGCTGTACCCCGAAAACCTATAAAAGTGTTTGTAAAAAACAGTAA
- a CDS encoding NADH:flavin oxidoreductase/NADH oxidase yields the protein MSVLFDRFTLKDIELRNRIAVPPMCQYSAIDGLSNDWHLAHYTGMARGGAGLVIVEATGVSPEGRISPGCLGLWSDDHIPGLAQIAAAIKKAGAVPGIQIAHAGRKASANRPWEGDDHITAGDARGWQTISPSAIAFGGDLSQVPQEMSLADIHRVTADFAAAAQRARAAGFEWLELHFAHGYLAQSFFSTHANQRTDQYGGNLENRSRFLLETLAAVRHVWPENLPLAARFGVIEYDGRDEQTLAESIQLSKQFRTNGLDFLSVSIGFSTPTANIPWAPAFLAPIAEQVRNQTGLPVASAWGFSTPQLAEQAIANQQLDLVMIGRPHLANPHWPYHAARELGVEKSAWILPAPYAHWLERYRS from the coding sequence ATGTCCGTTTTATTTGACCGATTTACCCTCAAAGATATTGAACTGCGCAACCGTATTGCCGTACCCCCTATGTGCCAATACAGCGCGATAGATGGCCTGAGTAATGACTGGCACCTTGCGCATTACACCGGCATGGCGCGCGGTGGTGCCGGGTTAGTGATTGTGGAAGCAACGGGTGTCTCCCCCGAGGGACGCATCAGCCCCGGTTGCCTGGGGCTGTGGAGTGATGATCACATCCCCGGTCTTGCGCAAATCGCCGCCGCCATCAAAAAAGCCGGCGCTGTGCCCGGCATTCAAATTGCCCACGCCGGGCGCAAAGCAAGTGCGAATCGCCCCTGGGAAGGCGACGACCATATTACCGCTGGCGATGCGCGCGGCTGGCAAACCATTTCTCCCTCGGCGATTGCCTTTGGTGGCGACCTTAGCCAAGTGCCACAGGAAATGTCCCTCGCCGATATCCACCGAGTCACCGCCGATTTTGCCGCTGCCGCCCAACGCGCACGCGCTGCCGGTTTTGAGTGGTTGGAATTGCATTTTGCCCACGGTTATCTCGCGCAAAGTTTTTTCTCAACCCACGCTAATCAACGCACAGATCAATACGGTGGAAACCTGGAAAACCGCAGCCGCTTTTTATTGGAAACACTCGCCGCGGTGCGCCATGTGTGGCCAGAAAATTTACCGCTGGCGGCGCGCTTTGGCGTGATTGAATACGATGGTCGCGACGAACAAACCCTCGCGGAATCCATTCAGTTGAGCAAACAATTCCGCACCAATGGCCTCGACTTTTTGAGTGTGAGCATTGGCTTTTCAACACCAACCGCCAATATCCCCTGGGCACCTGCATTTCTTGCCCCGATCGCCGAGCAAGTGCGCAATCAAACCGGCTTACCCGTTGCATCCGCCTGGGGGTTTAGCACACCACAACTGGCCGAACAGGCTATTGCTAATCAGCAATTGGATCTGGTCATGATTGGTCGCCCGCACCTGGCAAATCCGCACTGGCCATATCACGCCGCACGCGAATTAGGCGTAGAAAAATCCGCGTGGATTTTGCCCGCACCCTACGCCCATTGGCTCGAGCGCTACAGAAGCTGA
- a CDS encoding methyltransferase codes for MPELIAPPVKHTLSAYGVWLFTDKNPTLKKIKKRVAPSVHGDRHWDSSYLLMDYFSEHRPRKNTRVLDVGCGWGPTSIFFARQGCKVTGMDVDTDVFPFLDAQADLNAVKVEKLICSMKQMKKKDLANYDVIVGGDICFWDELADEWFAMLKRAASAGVKKLVLADPGRQPFLDLIDKCDKKWPTEHLIWLALQPKKFEGSLMIVTLND; via the coding sequence GTGCCTGAACTTATCGCCCCTCCGGTTAAACACACATTGAGTGCCTATGGTGTGTGGTTGTTTACCGACAAAAATCCCACCCTTAAAAAAATCAAAAAACGTGTAGCGCCCAGTGTTCATGGCGATCGCCATTGGGATTCCAGTTATCTGCTAATGGATTATTTCAGTGAGCATCGCCCACGTAAAAATACACGGGTGCTGGATGTGGGTTGCGGTTGGGGGCCTACGTCGATTTTCTTTGCACGCCAAGGCTGCAAGGTGACGGGCATGGATGTAGATACCGATGTATTTCCCTTTTTGGATGCCCAAGCCGATTTAAATGCGGTCAAAGTGGAAAAGTTAATCTGTTCCATGAAGCAGATGAAAAAGAAAGATCTGGCCAATTACGATGTGATTGTCGGGGGCGATATTTGCTTTTGGGATGAGCTGGCCGATGAGTGGTTTGCCATGCTCAAGCGCGCGGCATCGGCGGGGGTGAAAAAACTCGTACTGGCTGACCCGGGGCGCCAGCCATTTTTGGATCTCATCGATAAGTGCGACAAAAAATGGCCCACCGAACATTTGATTTGGCTGGCACTACAACCGAAAAAATTTGAAGGCAGCCTGATGATTGTGACCTTGAACGACTGA
- a CDS encoding glycerophosphodiester phosphodiesterase family protein: MFKIFSILLSVISGFFIFIFINTPELKESGQLVAYRGGGQIVDYKKLGKDGCTAKVIVQSENAHIENTIESIRDANSAGFDVIHINIHRSKDNNFVLFHDWTLDCATNGKGEVAASEASLLTELDAGYGYTFDDGQHFPFRNKGYRISHLTTILDQYPHKEFWFNLKNNDEASFVALHELLRSRYGDRLSDLVIISSEKGVNWFQREAPKLKVISIESTKECVKQYMVYGWSGIFPEACSNRPILIPPDKAKYLWGYPRRFAALAQENGSDIYLWTEHRLLQDHTLDIENGIGVVTGDVHGVKTILR; encoded by the coding sequence ATGTTTAAAATATTTTCGATACTCCTAAGTGTGATTAGTGGGTTTTTTATATTTATTTTTATTAACACACCAGAACTGAAGGAGTCCGGCCAGTTAGTTGCATACCGCGGTGGAGGGCAAATTGTCGACTATAAAAAGCTTGGAAAAGATGGCTGTACCGCCAAGGTTATCGTTCAGTCCGAAAATGCTCATATCGAAAATACCATTGAGTCAATCAGGGATGCTAATAGTGCAGGATTCGATGTTATCCACATTAATATTCATCGATCAAAAGACAACAACTTTGTGCTATTCCACGATTGGACATTAGATTGTGCTACAAATGGCAAAGGAGAGGTAGCCGCAAGCGAGGCCAGTCTACTTACCGAACTGGATGCAGGTTACGGTTATACCTTTGATGATGGACAACACTTTCCGTTTAGGAACAAAGGATATCGCATAAGCCATTTAACAACGATTTTAGATCAGTACCCACATAAAGAATTTTGGTTCAACCTCAAGAATAATGATGAGGCATCCTTTGTGGCACTGCATGAGTTGCTAAGGTCTAGATATGGAGATCGGCTATCAGATCTCGTTATCATTTCAAGCGAAAAAGGAGTGAATTGGTTTCAGCGGGAGGCGCCAAAACTAAAAGTGATTAGCATAGAGTCGACCAAAGAATGTGTTAAACAATATATGGTGTACGGATGGAGCGGAATCTTCCCGGAAGCTTGCTCGAATCGCCCCATACTCATTCCACCAGACAAAGCGAAATACCTGTGGGGATACCCGCGAAGATTCGCTGCATTAGCGCAAGAGAATGGAAGTGATATCTACCTTTGGACAGAACACAGATTACTACAAGACCACACATTAGACATTGAAAATGGCATAGGCGTAGTAACAGGCGATGTTCACGGCGTAAAAACTATTTTGCGTTAA
- a CDS encoding sensor domain-containing diguanylate cyclase has translation MYYGDIPHAKGHPLFKHNSFRIRLALWFGGLSLFTLLSVGIYAGWLTATQIKVTAGEAIHANAMAAAELLGANLYEREMDIALVSQAPHFVRGDLSDPDVLSSLDRRLDMRNEFAWLGVVDAEGTVIQATNNMLVGQSVAQRPWFIAGLQGVYSGDVHEALLLAKLLPNPHADEPLRFIDFAAPIHNREGKLVGVVAAHAHWNWVTETVQAVANRREHASDSEVLIVSSTGNVLYPQALAGVSRLPDNLPHNKHYSIVTWDDGRDYLTSQVTVDARSNSNFGWRIVVRQPLENALAPIYAMYSRFFILALIAVLLFSLLAWRLAQTISKPIEQLAAAARCIKLNTSAPRYPTDTSLSEVAQLSSAMQSMTESLLTRERELELLNQTLEQQVLQRTEALAAANKLLEHLATIDPLTGTNNRRRFDEKLEDCARMGKRTGRGFSILLLDADHFKKVNDNYGHPVGDAVLQQIATLITNNTRATDFVARYGGEEFVVILPDAPSETEVRTVAEKIRTAIESAPFPSVGHMTMSIGSSTWHPNDSSTTQVIQRADEALYTAKASGRNRVVAYGQQ, from the coding sequence GTGTATTATGGTGACATCCCCCACGCAAAAGGCCATCCATTGTTTAAACACAATAGCTTTCGCATCAGGCTCGCCTTGTGGTTTGGCGGGCTCTCACTCTTTACCCTGCTCAGCGTTGGTATTTACGCAGGCTGGCTAACAGCGACGCAAATAAAAGTGACCGCCGGCGAGGCCATACACGCCAATGCCATGGCCGCTGCCGAGCTGCTGGGAGCCAACCTGTACGAACGCGAAATGGATATCGCCCTGGTTAGCCAAGCGCCGCATTTTGTGCGCGGCGACTTGAGTGATCCTGATGTTTTAAGCTCACTGGATCGCCGCTTGGATATGCGCAATGAATTTGCCTGGTTAGGTGTGGTCGATGCGGAAGGCACTGTTATTCAAGCGACGAATAATATGCTGGTAGGCCAATCGGTCGCACAGCGCCCCTGGTTTATCGCCGGGTTACAAGGCGTATACAGCGGTGATGTTCACGAAGCACTCTTGCTCGCCAAACTCCTCCCCAATCCACACGCCGATGAACCGCTGCGCTTTATCGATTTCGCCGCACCTATCCACAATCGCGAAGGCAAATTGGTTGGTGTTGTAGCGGCACACGCCCACTGGAATTGGGTCACTGAAACCGTACAGGCCGTTGCCAATCGCCGCGAGCACGCAAGTGATTCAGAAGTTTTGATTGTCAGTAGCACCGGCAACGTGCTCTACCCACAAGCCTTGGCAGGTGTAAGCCGACTGCCCGATAATTTGCCACACAATAAACATTACTCCATCGTCACCTGGGATGACGGGCGCGATTACCTGACCAGCCAAGTCACGGTAGATGCACGTTCAAACAGTAATTTCGGCTGGCGTATTGTGGTGCGGCAACCGCTGGAAAATGCATTGGCTCCCATATACGCCATGTACTCCCGTTTTTTTATTCTGGCATTAATCGCCGTATTATTATTTTCACTGTTGGCTTGGCGTTTAGCACAAACTATTAGTAAACCGATTGAACAACTTGCTGCCGCCGCACGCTGCATAAAACTCAACACCAGCGCACCACGCTACCCTACCGACACCAGCTTGAGCGAAGTCGCGCAGTTAAGTAGCGCCATGCAATCCATGACGGAATCCCTGTTAACCCGCGAACGCGAACTGGAATTGCTCAATCAAACACTGGAACAACAAGTATTGCAGCGCACCGAGGCATTGGCCGCCGCCAATAAACTACTGGAACACCTTGCCACTATCGACCCACTCACCGGCACCAACAACCGTCGTCGCTTTGATGAAAAATTGGAAGACTGCGCACGCATGGGCAAACGCACCGGGCGCGGCTTTTCCATTTTGTTACTGGATGCCGATCACTTCAAAAAAGTAAACGACAATTACGGCCACCCCGTGGGTGATGCCGTGTTACAACAAATCGCCACACTCATCACCAATAACACTCGCGCCACCGACTTTGTCGCGCGCTACGGCGGCGAAGAATTTGTCGTCATACTACCCGACGCCCCCAGCGAAACCGAAGTCCGCACCGTCGCCGAGAAAATTCGTACCGCTATAGAAAGCGCCCCCTTCCCCAGCGTGGGTCACATGACCATGAGCATCGGCAGCAGCACCTGGCACCCCAACGACTCAAGCACCACCCAAGTCATCCAACGCGCCGACGAAGCCCTCTACACCGCCAAAGCCTCTGGCCGCAACCGCGTAGTTGCTTACGGACAGCAGTAA
- a CDS encoding GNAT family N-acetyltransferase: MKIRQAEIKDTKEILALIKAKAEFDNHLDSLLATEKSITEAFFSTSPKSWAIVAEIDSQLVGIATYYNIYSTFKAKPGIWLDDLFIYPQYRNMGIGKALIKKLCFIAQENGCCRLDWIVACDNKNGTEFYEYLGAKIFEEVRHARLDEIAISRLLDNNV; the protein is encoded by the coding sequence ATGAAAATTCGACAAGCTGAAATTAAGGACACAAAAGAAATTCTTGCTTTAATAAAAGCAAAAGCTGAATTTGATAACCACCTTGATTCATTATTAGCAACAGAAAAAAGTATCACCGAAGCATTCTTTAGTACTTCTCCCAAATCATGGGCAATCGTTGCTGAAATTGATTCACAACTGGTTGGGATAGCGACTTATTATAATATCTACTCTACATTCAAAGCCAAACCAGGAATCTGGCTTGATGATCTTTTTATTTACCCGCAGTATAGAAACATGGGCATTGGGAAAGCCCTTATAAAAAAACTATGCTTCATTGCTCAAGAAAATGGCTGTTGTCGCCTTGATTGGATTGTTGCTTGCGACAATAAAAATGGAACAGAATTTTATGAATATCTAGGAGCAAAGATATTTGAAGAAGTGCGCCACGCAAGGCTAGATGAAATCGCTATAAGTAGATTATTAGATAACAATGTATAA
- a CDS encoding MFS transporter, with translation MKINIPLLALALGAFGIGVTEFSPMGMLPIIAEDLAVSIPTAGMLISAYAFGVLIGAPFMTLVFANMSRRNLLLLSMGIFTLGNLISAMADSYNLLLFGRIVTSFNHGAFFGVGSVVAMSIVPPEKRAGAVAAMFSGLTIATIGGVPLAAYIGEAIGWRPAFFAMAIIGVITMLALRMSLPPLANEGKANVGNELRVLTKGSVLAALLLTVVSSSAMFTVFTYIVPMLQDETQASTAFVTAMLVLYGVGLAVGNYLGGRFADRSLDLTLIVSLVAVTLLLTIFSIALSSKMIVVPVIFLWGIASFALVPPLQSLVVQEAKAAPNLAAAMNIGAFNLGNALGAMLGAAMIKTGLGLSYVPLAGAATAILGLIMVVWFMRSRHQRAQQAPAPCC, from the coding sequence ATGAAAATCAATATTCCTTTACTCGCCCTTGCCCTGGGAGCTTTTGGCATAGGCGTGACCGAGTTTTCCCCCATGGGGATGCTGCCAATCATTGCCGAAGATTTAGCCGTTTCTATTCCAACGGCGGGTATGCTGATCAGTGCCTATGCCTTTGGTGTCCTGATCGGGGCTCCCTTTATGACCCTGGTTTTTGCCAACATGAGCCGCCGCAACCTGCTGCTGCTATCCATGGGAATTTTTACCTTGGGCAATCTGATTTCTGCGATGGCGGATAGTTATAACCTGTTGTTGTTTGGGCGAATTGTCACCTCATTCAATCACGGGGCTTTTTTTGGGGTTGGCTCTGTGGTCGCCATGAGTATTGTGCCGCCTGAAAAGCGGGCTGGTGCAGTCGCCGCCATGTTCTCCGGCTTGACCATTGCGACTATAGGGGGCGTTCCCTTAGCTGCTTATATTGGTGAAGCGATTGGCTGGCGCCCTGCTTTTTTTGCAATGGCCATCATAGGCGTAATCACCATGCTGGCGTTGCGTATGTCACTGCCACCCCTCGCCAATGAAGGTAAAGCCAATGTGGGTAATGAGCTGAGGGTTCTGACCAAAGGATCGGTTTTAGCGGCGCTGCTGTTAACCGTGGTCAGCTCAAGCGCTATGTTCACTGTCTTTACCTACATTGTGCCCATGTTGCAGGATGAAACTCAGGCCTCAACGGCTTTTGTCACCGCTATGCTGGTGTTGTACGGTGTAGGTTTGGCAGTAGGGAATTACCTGGGAGGCCGCTTTGCCGATCGCTCGCTGGACTTAACGCTGATCGTTTCGCTGGTCGCAGTGACCTTGCTATTAACGATTTTCTCAATCGCACTCTCATCAAAGATGATTGTTGTCCCGGTGATTTTTTTGTGGGGAATCGCCAGTTTTGCACTGGTGCCGCCATTGCAGTCATTAGTGGTGCAGGAAGCCAAAGCAGCCCCCAATTTAGCGGCTGCGATGAACATAGGCGCGTTTAATCTGGGTAATGCCTTGGGTGCGATGCTGGGCGCTGCCATGATCAAAACAGGTTTGGGATTGAGCTATGTGCCCTTAGCAGGTGCAGCGACCGCGATCCTTGGGCTGATAATGGTTGTGTGGTTTATGCGCAGTCGCCATCAACGAGCGCAACAAGCTCCGGCGCCATGCTGCTAG
- a CDS encoding DUF2214 family protein: protein MEDLYIRYIHFLGIILLSATLFYELISFSRTLTNAQLKKLLWVDALLGISAVIVLISGGLLWGSFGKPSEFYTKNPIFHIKLTIFFLIAIISIFPTWFLLKNRKSTEAVISTPSYVLYIIKVEAALLIAIPLLAVLMARGIGLA from the coding sequence ATGGAAGACCTATACATTAGATATATTCATTTCTTGGGCATCATATTGCTAAGCGCAACACTGTTTTATGAGTTAATTTCTTTTTCCCGCACCTTAACTAATGCTCAGTTAAAAAAGCTTTTATGGGTTGATGCTTTGCTTGGCATCAGTGCAGTTATTGTTCTGATTTCAGGTGGCTTGCTTTGGGGTAGCTTTGGAAAACCCAGTGAGTTTTACACAAAGAATCCAATTTTTCATATCAAGCTAACAATATTTTTTCTAATTGCGATAATTTCAATTTTTCCCACTTGGTTTTTATTGAAAAACCGAAAATCAACTGAAGCGGTAATAAGCACCCCTAGCTATGTGTTATATATTATTAAGGTTGAAGCGGCATTATTAATCGCAATTCCTCTGCTTGCGGTATTAATGGCACGTGGTATTGGCTTAGCATAA
- a CDS encoding LysR family transcriptional regulator — protein sequence MSTGKVDRTTEMETFLSVACSGSLSAAARELALTPSAVSRMMTRLEKRLGVRLIVRSTRKLRLTSEGESYALAARRILKDVEDTETSIANRGSPSGTIKVSTATAHSRLTIVPLLKEFLQRYPDIKIEIDVSDQIRDVHAGEVDVAIRFGHLPDSGLHARRLGDTGRVVLASPEYLATAGVPKTPADLAHHNCLDFSFRRLEPGWPFRENDQDYMLAVSGNVIANNGETLVELALQGIGITRVGRFHVQQALANGQLVPLLEDYNPQDREAIHAVFIGGHNIPARIRVFVDYLLEKMTGNTNT from the coding sequence ATGAGCACTGGAAAGGTAGACCGAACCACTGAGATGGAAACCTTTTTATCCGTTGCATGCAGCGGCAGTTTAAGCGCCGCCGCGCGGGAATTAGCGCTTACCCCCTCTGCCGTGAGCCGCATGATGACTCGCCTTGAAAAACGCCTGGGGGTGAGGCTGATTGTGCGCAGCACACGCAAACTCCGGTTAACCAGTGAAGGCGAATCTTATGCGCTTGCTGCCCGGCGGATTCTGAAAGATGTGGAGGATACAGAAACCAGTATTGCCAACCGCGGCAGCCCGAGCGGCACTATTAAAGTCAGCACTGCAACGGCGCATAGTCGCCTCACCATAGTGCCGTTACTGAAAGAGTTTTTGCAGCGTTATCCGGATATCAAGATTGAAATAGATGTGTCCGACCAAATCAGGGATGTCCATGCAGGCGAGGTTGATGTCGCCATCCGCTTTGGGCACTTGCCGGATAGCGGCCTGCATGCCCGTCGTTTGGGGGATACCGGGCGAGTTGTGCTTGCCTCGCCCGAGTATCTGGCCACTGCAGGCGTACCAAAAACACCTGCGGATTTAGCCCATCACAATTGTTTGGATTTCAGTTTTCGACGCCTGGAGCCCGGCTGGCCATTTCGTGAAAATGATCAGGATTACATGCTCGCCGTCAGCGGTAATGTGATCGCTAATAATGGTGAAACGCTAGTGGAACTGGCGTTGCAAGGGATAGGCATTACACGGGTAGGCCGTTTTCATGTGCAGCAAGCGCTGGCAAATGGCCAACTTGTGCCCTTGCTCGAAGACTACAACCCACAGGATCGCGAAGCGATTCATGCGGTTTTTATTGGTGGCCACAACATTCCCGCAAGAATACGTGTCTTTGTTGATTATCTGCTTGAGAAGATGACCGGCAATACCAACACCTGA
- a CDS encoding bifunctional diguanylate cyclase/phosphodiesterase — protein sequence MKCPAKFANESARLNALSNYGLDGEQMLQSLDPVVRIASRMFDMPVAAVNMIGSDHVFFAASVGLGAVDMRRDVSFCAHAINQSDVMVVPDATLDDRFHDNPLVIGETNLRFYAGVPLLSPDGLALGALCVIDDRPHNDFSQDDQQRLLELAKMASDRLELRRIEVSSERTRPPFEEYAGNSSSAVIWFDEQLHILEWNAAAAAMVGYDLKDKNALQFDQLLAEHERANFRALIGHAIDVHSLDRLELPAEANGLRKDGGEFRFGFSLFGWRDAGHMKFEVILKDLSAQQYEEEALRQQATIDGLTGLANRGKFYRHVEEILLSPAPATVLMIDLDGFKDVNDTLGHTLGDAILREVANRLLQGVSRQDLVARIGGDEFAILLPHVTDATAAMQLADTILTAIAQPINVDGNEVRVAASCGIAQAPAQAQEALELVGNADLALFKAKSNGRGRVFMFIPALRMEAMARRLYGLELHRAVDKGEFLLFYQPQISMVNGAVTGAEALIRWHHPERGILAPAAFLPALEGGPLAAAVGSWVLDEACAQAAYWRRRGAPEFRIGVNLFGAQFRVGDLATEVMETLARHGLPAEALELEVTENIVLDNDDIVLGILQRLRQQGVGIAFDDFGTGYASLSLLKTYPLSRIKIDKSFVRGILTSKRDASVVRAIIDMARSFDLQIIAEGIETEAEYNYLRSEQCNEAQGYLFGAPMPVSQFESLLGIDDSVTAIA from the coding sequence ATGAAGTGCCCTGCCAAATTTGCAAATGAATCTGCACGCTTAAATGCCTTATCCAATTACGGATTGGATGGAGAGCAAATGCTGCAGAGTCTTGACCCGGTAGTGCGTATTGCTTCGCGAATGTTTGATATGCCTGTTGCCGCTGTCAATATGATTGGCAGCGACCATGTTTTTTTTGCTGCCAGTGTAGGTTTGGGAGCGGTGGATATGCGCCGCGATGTATCCTTCTGCGCTCACGCTATTAATCAGTCCGATGTGATGGTAGTACCCGATGCCACTCTGGATGATCGCTTTCACGATAACCCATTGGTAATCGGTGAAACCAATCTGCGTTTTTACGCCGGGGTGCCATTATTGTCGCCCGACGGCCTCGCATTAGGCGCGCTTTGCGTCATTGATGATCGCCCCCACAATGATTTCTCCCAGGACGATCAGCAGCGATTGTTAGAGCTGGCGAAAATGGCTTCTGATCGCTTGGAATTGCGGCGCATTGAAGTGTCATCCGAGCGAACCCGTCCACCATTTGAGGAATACGCAGGCAATTCTTCCTCCGCGGTTATCTGGTTTGATGAGCAACTGCATATTCTTGAATGGAATGCTGCCGCCGCCGCTATGGTTGGCTATGACTTGAAAGATAAAAACGCATTGCAATTTGATCAGTTGCTTGCCGAGCACGAGCGCGCTAATTTTCGCGCACTGATAGGCCATGCCATTGATGTTCACTCCCTTGATCGCCTTGAACTTCCCGCCGAGGCAAATGGCTTGCGCAAAGATGGCGGTGAATTTCGTTTTGGTTTTTCCCTGTTTGGTTGGCGCGATGCTGGCCATATGAAATTTGAAGTCATCTTAAAAGACCTGAGTGCGCAGCAGTATGAAGAGGAAGCCTTGCGCCAGCAGGCCACCATCGACGGGCTTACAGGGCTTGCCAATCGCGGAAAATTTTATCGCCACGTAGAAGAAATATTACTTAGCCCCGCACCTGCCACCGTTTTGATGATTGACCTCGATGGCTTTAAAGACGTTAACGATACCCTTGGTCACACGCTCGGTGATGCTATTTTGCGCGAAGTCGCCAACCGTTTATTGCAAGGAGTAAGCCGCCAGGATTTGGTGGCGCGAATCGGCGGAGATGAATTTGCGATACTCCTGCCACATGTTACGGATGCGACAGCTGCAATGCAGCTGGCCGATACCATACTCACCGCTATCGCCCAGCCAATTAATGTCGATGGTAATGAAGTTCGTGTTGCGGCGAGTTGCGGTATTGCGCAGGCGCCTGCACAAGCACAAGAGGCACTGGAGTTGGTGGGCAATGCGGACCTGGCGTTATTCAAAGCGAAAAGTAACGGGCGCGGACGAGTATTTATGTTTATCCCCGCGCTGCGCATGGAAGCCATGGCGCGGCGGTTATATGGGCTTGAACTGCATCGCGCCGTCGACAAAGGTGAATTCCTGTTGTTCTATCAACCACAAATCAGCATGGTCAATGGCGCTGTAACCGGCGCCGAAGCCTTGATTCGTTGGCATCACCCTGAGCGTGGCATCCTGGCCCCCGCCGCGTTTTTACCGGCACTGGAGGGTGGGCCATTAGCGGCTGCTGTTGGTTCCTGGGTGTTGGACGAAGCTTGCGCGCAAGCGGCTTACTGGCGTCGCCGGGGCGCGCCGGAGTTTCGCATTGGCGTCAACTTATTCGGCGCGCAATTTCGTGTAGGCGATTTAGCCACAGAAGTTATGGAAACCCTCGCACGCCACGGTTTGCCTGCGGAAGCGCTGGAGCTGGAGGTGACAGAAAATATCGTGCTCGATAACGACGATATTGTGCTGGGAATTTTGCAGCGTTTGCGGCAACAAGGAGTGGGGATTGCGTTTGATGATTTTGGTACAGGTTACGCCTCCCTCAGCTTGTTAAAAACCTATCCCTTATCGCGCATTAAAATTGATAAATCCTTTGTGCGCGGTATTTTAACCTCCAAACGCGATGCCTCAGTCGTGCGTGCCATTATCGATATGGCGCGCAGTTTTGATTTGCAAATCATCGCTGAAGGTATAGAAACAGAAGCCGAATACAATTACCTGCGCAGCGAACAATGCAATGAGGCACAGGGTTATCTTTTTGGCGCGCCTATGCCTGTATCGCAATTTGAATCTTTACTGGGAATTGATGATTCAGTTACTGCGATAGCTTAA